From a single Pseudobutyrivibrio xylanivorans genomic region:
- the hypB gene encoding hydrogenase nickel incorporation protein HypB, translating into MEAYKVIEVKQSIFEDNDADAEKLRGELKAQKTFLVNLMSAPGSGKTTTLCQTISRLKDEMNIGVMEADIDSDVDAATIQNAGARAIQIHTGGMCHLDADMTRQGLHEFGTEDLDLVFLENVGNLVCPAEFDTGSSKNAMILSVPEGDDKPLKYPLMFSVCDVVLINKCDTLPVFTEFSKEAVEERIHKLNPNAIVIFVSAKTGEGFDEWTNWLRGQVSSWQSEAE; encoded by the coding sequence ATGGAAGCTTACAAGGTTATTGAGGTAAAGCAGAGCATTTTTGAAGATAATGATGCTGATGCAGAGAAACTCAGAGGAGAGCTAAAGGCTCAGAAAACATTTTTAGTAAATCTTATGTCTGCCCCAGGTTCAGGAAAGACTACCACGTTATGCCAGACGATTTCTCGTTTAAAGGACGAAATGAACATCGGCGTAATGGAGGCTGATATAGATTCTGATGTGGATGCTGCCACTATTCAAAATGCTGGCGCCCGTGCAATTCAGATACATACTGGAGGCATGTGCCACTTAGACGCAGATATGACACGTCAGGGGTTACATGAATTTGGCACAGAAGATTTAGACCTTGTTTTTCTTGAAAATGTTGGAAATTTGGTTTGTCCGGCTGAATTTGATACCGGTTCATCAAAGAACGCTATGATTCTCTCAGTTCCAGAGGGAGACGACAAACCCCTAAAGTACCCACTTATGTTTTCAGTATGTGACGTGGTACTTATTAACAAATGTGACACCCTTCCGGTGTTTACAGAATTCTCAAAAGAGGCGGTAGAAGAACGAATTCACAAGCTCAATCCAAACGCTATTGTAATATTCGTTTCTGCAAAGACTGGCGAAGGCTTCGATGAATGGACTAATTGGTTGAGGGGCCAGGTAAGTTCATGGCAAAGCGAAGCAGAATAA
- a CDS encoding bifunctional diguanylate cyclase/phosphodiesterase, with product MDSSSRISYELVNYSEDIQQVQDAFCKEGDMYVICMSKTNGQITSFSGEKSEEDFVDANFSSEIKNKLLESFVDGSPENVVEVAAPEDYFMYRAVAIRGDEGKVIGAWLCFGIDRGSIPAGTSLPEKVSTTTVVQFDKAVALMETVSKCYFKEKLYSHKLKARLSDEKNAGLIAEDKLKKNEIMTAILRLMESDDSFMKVSGEILKEAGLYVGCTNTGLIQLSTDGTTADMIIEWSSQEKRLSETFKGIPVEELPFMNGKPYTISSDASLPKSFEDFFGKFDIKAAILLPLNVNESEAMYLCFVSIGQERQWSVEDIRFANDIKHILYNILVKKITANSLASSYSALTAILQNAGYGVVVADVENRQILYTNDTFNTLFENEIDRVAVQELIFDKRYEISVLNGYSANGSGKWFDISLHNIKWVDEREVRLITFYDTTEIRSYQKKAEKQAQEDSLTGLFNRQACEKDISIEYHVAKKLGKEFAVLMFDLDNFSHVNEGLGYQAGDDLLEFIAHSINDISAISGKCYRVGGDEFAVLVDHEHFDSLDLVIKRIMNLFDNPWTIKDQQYYCTISMGGVKAPADITDASAILTRLTIALHGVKDRGKNSFEFYNEKSDVVMAEKLKLEQALRRAVEKGCREFSVYYQPIMEFIGGVPNCCGAEALVRWNSSELGLMMPDSFIYEAERLRLIGDIGDHVLYEAAKTCKHWNDFGHPEYKVNVNISVVQLLQKDFVDRVDKVLKATAIEPKNLTLEITESIEVTEMDNVVNTLFKIRNLGVRVALDDFGTGFSSLNHIQKLPINTIKIGRSFVSDIDTNDFSKAFVKTISDLADSLHMDICVEGVEDSKHVDLLGDYAVNLAQGFFFDKPLTKEEFGEKYI from the coding sequence ATGGACTCAAGTAGTAGAATAAGTTATGAATTAGTTAATTATAGTGAAGACATACAGCAGGTTCAGGATGCTTTCTGTAAGGAAGGTGACATGTATGTCATTTGTATGTCAAAGACAAATGGTCAAATCACATCCTTCTCAGGCGAAAAGTCTGAGGAGGATTTTGTTGACGCTAATTTTTCAAGCGAAATTAAAAACAAGCTTTTAGAATCCTTTGTTGATGGCTCTCCAGAGAATGTTGTGGAGGTGGCTGCACCAGAGGATTATTTTATGTACAGGGCAGTTGCAATTCGTGGTGACGAGGGGAAGGTTATCGGTGCATGGCTTTGCTTTGGCATTGATAGAGGAAGCATTCCGGCAGGAACTTCTCTTCCTGAGAAGGTAAGCACCACTACTGTAGTTCAGTTTGATAAGGCCGTTGCACTTATGGAGACAGTTTCAAAGTGCTATTTCAAAGAGAAGTTATACAGTCACAAGCTCAAGGCAAGGCTTTCAGACGAGAAAAATGCTGGTCTTATCGCTGAGGACAAGCTCAAGAAAAACGAGATTATGACTGCAATCCTTCGTCTGATGGAGTCTGACGATTCCTTCATGAAGGTTTCAGGGGAAATATTAAAAGAGGCTGGCCTCTACGTGGGTTGTACGAATACCGGCCTTATTCAGTTGTCGACTGACGGTACCACAGCAGATATGATTATCGAGTGGAGCAGTCAGGAAAAGAGGCTTAGCGAAACCTTCAAAGGTATCCCTGTGGAGGAGCTTCCATTCATGAATGGAAAGCCTTACACTATTTCATCAGATGCAAGCTTACCAAAGTCTTTCGAAGATTTCTTTGGCAAGTTTGATATTAAGGCAGCGATTCTTCTGCCTCTTAACGTGAACGAATCAGAGGCAATGTACCTTTGCTTCGTTTCAATTGGTCAGGAAAGACAATGGAGTGTGGAGGATATCAGATTCGCAAATGATATCAAGCACATCCTATACAATATTTTAGTGAAGAAAATTACAGCCAATTCTCTGGCAAGCTCTTACTCAGCACTTACTGCAATTCTTCAGAATGCAGGATACGGCGTGGTGGTTGCTGATGTGGAGAACAGGCAGATTTTATATACTAACGACACCTTCAATACACTTTTTGAAAATGAAATTGACAGAGTTGCAGTTCAGGAATTAATCTTTGACAAACGATATGAGATTTCAGTTTTGAACGGCTATTCAGCAAATGGCTCGGGAAAATGGTTCGATATTTCCCTTCATAACATAAAGTGGGTTGATGAGCGTGAGGTACGTCTGATTACCTTCTATGACACTACCGAAATTCGATCTTACCAGAAGAAGGCTGAGAAACAGGCGCAGGAGGATTCACTTACAGGTCTTTTCAATCGTCAGGCCTGCGAGAAGGATATTTCTATCGAGTATCACGTGGCTAAAAAGCTTGGCAAAGAATTTGCTGTGCTTATGTTTGATCTCGACAACTTCAGTCACGTGAACGAGGGACTTGGCTATCAGGCAGGAGATGATTTGCTTGAATTTATAGCTCATAGCATCAACGACATTTCAGCAATCAGTGGAAAGTGCTACAGGGTTGGTGGAGATGAGTTTGCAGTGCTTGTGGACCATGAGCACTTCGACAGTCTTGATTTAGTAATTAAGAGGATTATGAATCTTTTTGATAATCCTTGGACTATAAAGGACCAGCAGTATTACTGCACAATCAGCATGGGTGGAGTTAAAGCACCTGCTGATATTACAGATGCGTCCGCAATTCTTACCCGCCTTACAATTGCTCTTCATGGAGTAAAGGACAGGGGCAAGAACAGCTTCGAATTCTATAATGAAAAGTCTGATGTGGTAATGGCAGAAAAGCTCAAGCTTGAACAGGCACTTCGCCGTGCTGTTGAAAAGGGCTGCAGAGAATTTTCTGTTTATTATCAGCCTATTATGGAATTCATTGGAGGTGTGCCAAATTGCTGCGGTGCAGAGGCTCTTGTGAGATGGAATTCTTCAGAGCTTGGGCTTATGATGCCTGACAGCTTTATCTACGAGGCTGAGAGACTTCGTCTCATTGGCGATATTGGTGACCATGTTCTCTATGAAGCTGCGAAGACCTGTAAGCATTGGAATGATTTTGGTCATCCAGAATACAAGGTTAATGTTAATATTTCAGTAGTTCAGCTTCTTCAGAAGGACTTCGTTGACAGAGTGGACAAGGTGCTGAAGGCTACAGCAATTGAGCCAAAGAATCTCACACTGGAGATTACAGAATCCATCGAGGTAACTGAGATGGATAATGTTGTTAATACTTTGTTTAAGATTAGAAATCTTGGTGTCAGGGTTGCACTGGATGATTTTGGTACAGGCTTCTCATCACTTAACCATATTCAAAAATTACCTATCAACACTATCAAAATTGGCAGGTCATTTGTTTCAGATATTGATACCAACGATTTTTCGAAGGCTTTTGTCAAGACAATATCAGACTTGGCAGACTCGCTTCACATGGATATTTGTGTGGAGGGCGTTGAGGACAGCAAGCATGTTGATTTGCTTGGGGATTATGCAGTTAATCTTGCACAGGGCTTCTTCTTTGATAAGCCTCTCACTAAGGAAGAGTTTGGTGAGAAATACATTTAA
- a CDS encoding AAA family ATPase, protein MYPVITISREFGSGGHSIGEAVAKQLGIPFYDGEIVNRVAVESGYAKELIETQGEYTSSTAMWFDISAAGTMYFQSPQDEIFIAQKKVILECASKGPCVIVGRCADYILRKEGIRCMNIMIHADMEHRKKRVLERYENIENVSIEKRLAKKDKQRKTYYKYYTDKNWGDFREYDVILDSGTLGEATCVETICKLAEVYPE, encoded by the coding sequence ATGTATCCAGTAATTACTATTTCAAGAGAATTTGGCAGCGGTGGTCATAGCATTGGAGAAGCTGTTGCAAAACAATTAGGCATTCCTTTTTATGATGGGGAAATTGTAAATAGAGTAGCAGTTGAAAGCGGTTATGCCAAGGAGCTAATCGAGACCCAAGGAGAGTATACTTCTTCTACTGCAATGTGGTTTGATATCTCGGCTGCTGGCACCATGTATTTCCAGAGCCCACAGGACGAGATTTTCATCGCACAGAAAAAGGTTATACTTGAGTGTGCAAGCAAAGGTCCTTGCGTTATAGTAGGTCGCTGTGCAGACTATATTCTTCGCAAGGAAGGCATCCGCTGCATGAATATAATGATTCACGCAGATATGGAGCACCGCAAGAAACGTGTATTAGAGCGCTACGAAAATATTGAGAATGTCAGTATTGAGAAGCGCCTAGCAAAAAAAGACAAGCAGCGTAAAACATATTACAAGTATTACACTGATAAAAACTGGGGTGATTTTAGAGAGTATGACGTTATCCTGGACAGTGGAACACTCGGCGAAGCCACTTGTGTAGAAACCATATGTAAATTAGCTGAGGTATATCCCGAATAA
- the glyA gene encoding serine hydroxymethyltransferase, translated as MYTLKDIKNTDPEIAEAIVKEYNRQSEHIELIASENWVSPAVMSAMGSVLTNKYAEGYPGKRYYGGCGEVDVVEDLARERAKELFGCEYVNVQPHSGAQANMAVQFAVLQPGDTVMGMNLDHGGHLTHGSPANFSGTYFNIVPYGVNDDGVIDYDDVERIALECKPKMIIAGASAYCRKIDFKRFREICDKVGAVLFVDMAHIAGLVAAGVHESPIPYADIVTTTTHKTLRGPRGGMIMATAEANEKYNFNKAVFPGIQGGPLMHVLAGKAVCFKEALDPSFKEYGQQIVKNAQALCKGLQDRGIKIVSGGTDNHLMLIDLTPFELTGKVVEKLLDDAHITANKNTIPNDPKSPFVTSGIRLGTPAATTRGLKEEDFDKVAEAIALVIKEQEAGVEKARAIIKELTDKYPLPGEAEFRAEEA; from the coding sequence ATGTACACATTAAAGGACATCAAAAACACAGATCCAGAAATCGCAGAGGCTATTGTTAAGGAATACAATCGCCAGTCAGAACACATTGAGCTTATTGCTTCTGAAAACTGGGTATCACCAGCTGTAATGTCAGCTATGGGCTCAGTTCTCACAAACAAGTATGCAGAAGGTTATCCTGGAAAGCGTTATTATGGTGGCTGCGGCGAGGTTGACGTTGTAGAAGACCTTGCAAGAGAGAGAGCAAAAGAACTCTTTGGCTGCGAGTATGTTAATGTTCAGCCTCACTCTGGTGCCCAGGCAAACATGGCAGTTCAGTTCGCAGTTCTTCAGCCAGGAGACACAGTCATGGGAATGAACCTTGACCACGGCGGACATCTTACACACGGTTCACCAGCAAACTTCTCAGGTACATATTTCAATATCGTACCTTATGGTGTAAATGATGATGGCGTTATCGATTACGATGATGTTGAGCGAATTGCTTTAGAGTGCAAGCCAAAGATGATTATCGCTGGTGCATCAGCTTATTGCCGCAAGATTGATTTCAAGCGTTTCAGAGAGATTTGTGACAAGGTTGGTGCTGTCCTTTTCGTAGATATGGCTCACATTGCAGGACTTGTTGCAGCAGGTGTACATGAGAGCCCAATCCCTTATGCAGATATTGTTACAACTACTACACACAAGACTCTTCGTGGACCTAGAGGCGGTATGATTATGGCTACAGCTGAGGCTAACGAGAAGTACAACTTCAATAAGGCTGTTTTCCCAGGAATCCAGGGCGGTCCTTTAATGCACGTACTTGCTGGTAAAGCGGTTTGCTTTAAGGAGGCTCTTGACCCATCCTTCAAGGAATACGGTCAGCAGATTGTTAAGAACGCCCAGGCACTTTGCAAGGGCTTACAGGATAGAGGAATCAAGATTGTTTCTGGCGGTACAGACAATCACCTTATGCTTATCGACCTTACTCCATTTGAACTCACAGGTAAGGTAGTAGAGAAGCTTCTTGATGATGCTCACATCACAGCAAACAAGAATACAATTCCAAACGATCCTAAGTCTCCATTTGTTACTTCAGGTATCCGTCTTGGAACTCCTGCAGCAACTACACGTGGTCTCAAGGAAGAAGATTTCGATAAGGTTGCAGAGGCTATTGCCCTTGTAATCAAGGAGCAGGAAGCTGGTGTTGAGAAGGCTCGTGCAATTATTAAGGAGCTCACTGATAAGTATCCACTTCCAGGAGAAGCAGAGTTTAGAGCTGAGGAAGCCTAA
- a CDS encoding FAD-dependent oxidoreductase, producing MGIGPDNLGDFYPDWVNDLKDEDLRPEILKLGKVITDRAKIKLGLQKITKYDPEYWAVANLAPTKEIAELALSMGGIRKPKTFKQLLEITGLDEKTLEERLEKASWTGLLEWNYENEAHEKQWVLPMFVPGSAEFSNMNQDFLAEHPEMGRFFERMSRLPLEGLTHMVPPGGAGIGMHVIPVEDAISMEQEAIGLEKISYWLDKYEGKYAKSPCSCRLSRKTYDEGCADDPEGWCIAVGDMADYVVETNKGGVYITREEALEIFKQAEDNGFVHQITNIDGENKIFAICNCNVNVCYALRTSQLFNTPNMSRSAYVAHVTAEDCVACGKCVENCPAGAVKLGQKLCTADGKQVEYPKQVLPTERKWSTDEWNDNYRDTNRINCYDTGTAPCKTACPAHIAIQGYLRMAAQGRYKEALALIKQDNPLPAICGRVCNRRCEAACTRGTVDEAIAIDEVKRFLAEMDLKAETRYIPKKIVPSQKGEFTEKVAIVGAGPAGLSCAYYLALKGYKPTIFEKSNHPGGMLRYGIPSFVLENNVIDAEIEIIKELGVEIKCGVEVGKDITLEELRSQGYKAFYVAIGCQGGNLPNVPGDKAIGTATAVDFLHECSENEKYDIKGDLVVIGGGNVAIDVARSARRVGNEKVSMFCLESRDIMPASPEEIEIVEAEGVELNCGWGPKEVLVDEAGAVKGIVLKKCTRVKDETGRFSPQYDENDTITVECKHVIFSVGQRSVYGDLFKDSKVVIERGPKADALTYQTDEPDIFVGGDMYTGPRFAIDAIAAGREGAISIHRFVQPHSSLTIGRNRRDFIELDKENLKIGDYDHSPRQIPGVSKTTVDGELTFRDKTVELTEEQIKVETARCLKCGASVVDENKCIGCGVCTTKCEFDAIKLYREHPECSKMTPSEDKLKYVLPNGLKQHVKVAFKHR from the coding sequence ATGGGAATTGGACCAGATAACTTGGGCGATTTTTATCCAGATTGGGTAAACGACCTTAAGGATGAGGATCTTCGTCCAGAGATTCTTAAGCTTGGAAAGGTAATCACAGACCGTGCAAAGATTAAGCTTGGTCTCCAGAAGATTACAAAGTATGACCCAGAGTACTGGGCTGTTGCAAATCTTGCACCTACAAAGGAAATTGCAGAGCTTGCACTTTCTATGGGTGGCATTAGAAAGCCAAAGACTTTCAAGCAGCTTCTTGAAATCACAGGTCTTGATGAGAAGACTCTTGAAGAGAGATTAGAGAAGGCTAGCTGGACTGGTCTTTTAGAGTGGAACTACGAGAACGAAGCTCACGAGAAGCAGTGGGTTCTTCCTATGTTCGTTCCAGGTTCTGCAGAGTTTTCTAACATGAATCAGGATTTCCTTGCTGAGCATCCTGAGATGGGACGTTTCTTTGAGCGTATGAGCCGTCTTCCACTTGAGGGACTTACACACATGGTACCACCAGGAGGCGCTGGTATCGGTATGCACGTTATCCCTGTAGAGGACGCTATTTCAATGGAGCAGGAAGCAATCGGTCTTGAGAAGATTTCTTACTGGCTCGATAAATACGAAGGAAAGTATGCTAAGTCACCTTGTTCATGCCGTCTTTCTAGAAAGACATATGACGAAGGCTGCGCTGACGATCCAGAGGGTTGGTGTATCGCAGTTGGTGATATGGCAGACTACGTTGTTGAGACAAACAAGGGTGGTGTTTACATCACTCGCGAAGAGGCTCTTGAGATTTTCAAGCAGGCTGAGGACAACGGCTTCGTTCACCAGATCACAAATATCGATGGCGAGAACAAAATCTTCGCTATCTGTAACTGTAATGTAAATGTATGTTACGCACTTCGTACATCACAGCTTTTCAACACTCCTAATATGTCACGTTCAGCTTATGTTGCTCACGTTACAGCAGAGGACTGTGTAGCTTGTGGTAAGTGTGTTGAGAACTGTCCAGCAGGTGCTGTTAAGCTTGGTCAGAAGCTTTGCACAGCTGATGGTAAGCAGGTTGAGTATCCAAAGCAGGTACTTCCTACAGAGCGCAAGTGGTCTACTGACGAGTGGAACGATAACTATCGTGACACTAACAGAATCAACTGCTATGACACAGGTACAGCTCCATGTAAGACAGCTTGTCCAGCGCACATCGCTATCCAGGGTTACCTTCGTATGGCAGCTCAGGGTCGTTACAAAGAAGCTCTTGCTCTTATCAAGCAGGACAATCCACTTCCAGCTATCTGTGGTCGTGTATGTAACAGACGTTGCGAGGCTGCTTGTACAAGAGGTACAGTTGATGAGGCTATCGCAATCGATGAGGTTAAGCGTTTCTTAGCAGAGATGGATCTCAAGGCTGAAACACGTTACATCCCTAAGAAGATTGTTCCTTCACAGAAGGGTGAATTCACAGAAAAGGTTGCTATCGTTGGTGCAGGTCCTGCAGGTCTTTCATGTGCTTACTACTTAGCACTTAAGGGCTACAAGCCTACAATCTTCGAAAAGAGCAATCATCCAGGTGGTATGCTTCGCTATGGTATTCCATCATTCGTACTTGAGAACAACGTTATCGACGCTGAAATCGAAATCATCAAGGAGCTTGGTGTAGAGATTAAGTGTGGCGTTGAGGTTGGTAAGGACATTACTCTTGAAGAGTTACGTAGCCAGGGTTACAAGGCATTCTACGTAGCTATCGGTTGCCAGGGTGGTAACCTTCCAAACGTACCAGGTGACAAGGCTATCGGTACAGCAACAGCTGTTGATTTCCTTCACGAGTGCTCAGAGAACGAGAAATACGATATCAAGGGTGACCTTGTTGTTATCGGTGGTGGTAACGTTGCTATCGACGTTGCTCGTTCTGCAAGACGTGTTGGCAATGAAAAGGTATCTATGTTCTGTCTTGAGAGCAGAGACATCATGCCAGCTTCTCCAGAGGAAATCGAAATCGTAGAGGCTGAAGGCGTTGAGCTTAACTGCGGATGGGGTCCTAAGGAAGTACTTGTTGATGAGGCAGGCGCTGTAAAGGGTATCGTTCTTAAGAAGTGTACACGTGTTAAGGACGAGACAGGACGTTTCTCTCCACAGTATGATGAGAACGATACAATCACTGTAGAGTGTAAGCACGTTATCTTCTCAGTAGGACAGCGTAGCGTTTACGGAGATCTCTTCAAGGATTCTAAGGTTGTTATCGAGAGAGGCCCTAAGGCTGATGCTCTTACATACCAGACAGACGAGCCAGACATCTTCGTTGGTGGTGATATGTACACAGGCCCACGTTTTGCTATCGATGCTATCGCAGCAGGTCGTGAGGGTGCTATCTCTATTCATAGATTTGTTCAGCCACACAGCTCACTTACAATCGGACGTAACCGTCGTGACTTCATCGAGCTTGATAAGGAAAACCTCAAGATTGGTGATTACGATCACAGCCCACGTCAGATTCCTGGTGTTTCTAAGACAACAGTTGACGGAGAGCTTACATTCCGCGACAAGACTGTAGAGCTTACTGAGGAGCAGATCAAGGTTGAGACAGCTAGATGTCTCAAGTGCGGCGCTTCAGTTGTTGACGAGAATAAGTGTATTGGTTGTGGTGTATGTACAACCAAGTGCGAATTCGACGCAATCAAGCTTTACCGTGAGCATCCAGAGTGCTCTAAGATGACTCCATCTGAGGACAAGCTTAAGTACGTTCTTCCAAACGGATTAAAGCAGCATGTAAAGGTTGCTTTCAAGCATAGATAA
- a CDS encoding helix-turn-helix domain-containing protein produces the protein MLDLTKTGSFISEMRKDKGLTQKQLADLVGVSDKAVSRWETGKGLPDTSIMPELCKALDININELLSGERLNAEAYSGKAEEIMVDLVKDVQNNKKARKAEILGLVLGVLLLLLGLFGIMVVGGSQVVYFLDAPSFIMVLAIQLIILAAGGQIGSFVKAFKLVFRSKSLAESELMENVAKCEYAIKIAQKAAILGGVISSIIGFVTVFAIVWRKAYDVLGPNMAVAVLSLFYGVLFALLLIPIQGRLHNM, from the coding sequence ATGTTAGATTTAACGAAGACAGGTTCATTTATTTCTGAGATGAGAAAAGACAAGGGGCTTACTCAAAAGCAGCTTGCAGATTTAGTAGGTGTTAGTGATAAAGCTGTTTCTAGATGGGAAACAGGTAAAGGCCTGCCAGACACTAGCATCATGCCTGAACTATGTAAAGCCCTGGACATCAATATAAATGAACTATTGTCTGGTGAACGCCTGAACGCTGAGGCTTATAGTGGAAAGGCGGAAGAGATTATGGTTGATTTGGTAAAGGATGTTCAGAATAATAAGAAGGCAAGAAAAGCGGAAATCTTAGGATTAGTACTAGGGGTGCTGTTGTTGCTGCTTGGTTTATTTGGAATCATGGTTGTGGGCGGCAGTCAAGTGGTATATTTTCTGGATGCTCCATCATTTATTATGGTGCTGGCAATCCAGCTAATTATACTTGCAGCTGGCGGCCAGATTGGAAGTTTTGTTAAGGCATTTAAGCTTGTTTTTAGAAGTAAAAGTCTTGCTGAAAGTGAGCTTATGGAAAATGTGGCTAAATGTGAGTATGCAATAAAAATCGCACAAAAGGCTGCAATACTGGGTGGAGTAATCTCTAGCATCATTGGATTTGTTACAGTGTTTGCCATCGTATGGCGAAAAGCTTATGATGTCCTTGGCCCAAACATGGCAGTAGCTGTATTGTCACTTTTCTATGGCGTGCTTTTTGCACTGCTCCTGATACCAATCCAGGGCAGGTTACATAATATGTAG
- a CDS encoding alpha/beta hydrolase: protein MKDIYLFANGIGETIRTLIIAYLILTFVFTFYSIARMYYIEHRSNDVASGRARLKALQTTGRFMQFPVYSMEEMAGDKHKRDAKLMFFPADNPKSKRFMVVLPGGGYAHLCTKQEGYPVAAALNRKGVNAFVLEYRTGCDCEPFAPMEDLGVALRFIQNDLDRFNVEMEGYGLIGFSAGGNLAGIFASHKFGYLDYQLPKPGAVILGYPWTCVNDWLHHPYWNIWIGLLGIWLSNRGSFYMFGLRHIRKGRTMLDVQKYIEADYPPTFMYSGSWDVLVPASRHADVFDAALSANGVKHVYEKYFGVPHGIGLGIHTKAEGWLDRAVEFWEEN from the coding sequence ATGAAGGACATATATTTATTTGCCAATGGCATTGGCGAAACCATTCGCACGCTTATAATTGCATACCTTATTCTTACATTTGTATTTACGTTTTATTCAATTGCAAGAATGTATTACATAGAACATCGTTCAAATGATGTGGCTTCTGGACGTGCCAGATTAAAGGCACTACAAACTACTGGACGTTTTATGCAGTTCCCTGTGTATTCTATGGAAGAAATGGCTGGGGATAAACACAAACGTGATGCGAAGCTTATGTTTTTTCCTGCAGATAACCCAAAGAGCAAACGTTTTATGGTAGTTTTACCTGGTGGAGGATATGCCCATCTGTGCACAAAGCAGGAGGGATATCCTGTGGCAGCAGCTCTTAATCGAAAGGGAGTAAATGCATTTGTATTAGAATACAGAACAGGTTGTGATTGTGAGCCATTTGCTCCAATGGAGGATTTGGGAGTAGCTCTTAGATTCATTCAGAATGATTTAGATAGATTTAATGTAGAGATGGAAGGCTATGGCCTTATTGGATTTTCAGCAGGTGGTAATTTAGCAGGAATCTTTGCCAGTCATAAGTTCGGCTATCTGGATTATCAGCTTCCAAAGCCAGGGGCAGTTATTTTAGGCTATCCTTGGACCTGCGTTAACGATTGGCTACATCATCCATATTGGAATATCTGGATTGGTTTATTAGGAATTTGGCTTAGCAATAGAGGCAGCTTTTATATGTTTGGCCTTCGCCATATCAGAAAAGGCCGCACAATGCTTGATGTTCAAAAATACATCGAGGCAGACTATCCACCTACCTTTATGTATTCTGGCTCCTGGGACGTGCTAGTGCCTGCTAGCCGCCACGCAGATGTATTTGACGCTGCACTTTCGGCTAACGGCGTAAAGCACGTATATGAGAAGTATTTCGGCGTTCCACACGGCATTGGCCTTGGCATCCACACGAAGGCAGAAGGCTGGTTGGACAGAGCGGTTGAGTTTTGGGAAGAAAATTAA
- a CDS encoding branched-chain amino acid aminotransferase: MEIRFEKREKLKDKPDWNNLGFGKYMTDYMFICDWDREIGWHDARIVPEGPIELDPACMTLHYAQETFEGLKAYRREDGKIQLFRPEMNAKRMINSNERLCMPAFPVEDFVAAIKALVKTEEAWVPTQKDTSLYIRPFMFATESALGVHMAKSYKFMILCCPVGAYYATGLDPVKILVENELVRAVAGGTGFTKCGGNYAGSIAGQVKAEKLGYSQVLWLDGNERKYVEEVGTMNIMFKIDGEIWTAPTVGTVLPGVTRDSMIHLLRDWGYTVREERLAIDDLMKAGHDGKLEEVFGTGTAAVISPVGELRYNDDVVVINGGKTGELTQKLYDTLTGIQWGRLEDKYGWTQVVE, translated from the coding sequence ATGGAAATCAGATTTGAAAAGCGTGAGAAATTAAAGGATAAACCAGATTGGAACAATCTTGGATTTGGAAAGTACATGACAGATTACATGTTCATCTGTGATTGGGATAGAGAGATCGGATGGCATGATGCAAGAATAGTTCCTGAGGGACCAATTGAACTTGATCCAGCCTGCATGACTCTTCATTATGCACAGGAGACATTCGAAGGCTTGAAGGCATATCGTCGTGAGGATGGCAAGATTCAGCTCTTCAGACCAGAAATGAATGCAAAGCGTATGATTAATTCAAATGAGAGACTTTGCATGCCAGCATTCCCAGTTGAGGATTTCGTTGCTGCTATCAAGGCGCTTGTTAAGACTGAGGAAGCATGGGTTCCTACACAAAAGGATACATCACTTTACATTCGTCCATTCATGTTCGCAACTGAGTCTGCACTTGGCGTTCACATGGCAAAGTCATACAAGTTCATGATTCTTTGTTGCCCAGTTGGAGCATATTATGCAACAGGTCTTGACCCAGTCAAAATTTTAGTAGAAAATGAACTTGTTCGAGCAGTTGCAGGTGGCACAGGCTTCACAAAATGCGGCGGTAACTACGCAGGTTCTATTGCAGGTCAGGTTAAGGCTGAGAAGCTTGGATATTCACAGGTTCTCTGGCTTGATGGCAATGAGAGAAAATACGTTGAAGAGGTTGGAACAATGAACATCATGTTCAAGATTGATGGTGAGATTTGGACAGCCCCTACAGTTGGAACAGTTCTTCCAGGTGTCACACGTGATTCCATGATTCATCTTCTGAGAGACTGGGGATATACCGTTAGAGAGGAGCGCCTCGCAATTGATGATCTTATGAAGGCTGGCCATGATGGCAAGCTTGAGGAGGTCTTCGGAACAGGAACAGCAGCAGTCATTTCACCAGTTGGCGAGCTTCGCTACAACGATGATGTTGTTGTAATAAATGGAGGTAAAACCGGCGAGCTTACCCAGAAGCTTTACGACACCCTGACAGGTATCCAGTGGGGAAGACTCGAGGATAAGTATGGATGGACTCAAGTAGTAGAATAA